One stretch of Leadbetterella byssophila DSM 17132 DNA includes these proteins:
- a CDS encoding DMT family transporter has protein sequence MNYRFFLLGILFAALWASASAAAKIALPYIEPLAMFQVRFFLAGVLLIAYSLIITKDRFPKGKEWVQLIIFGGLNTTLYLSLFVLSLREISAGIGSLATSTNTLIISALSTVFLGQSLKSKQWMALLLGFAGVGLACYPLWENHQATPRGLFLIFLSMLSYSVGTLYYSKIKWNLSRITINGWQVFLGGVLMFPLTWYFHVDGANQWNSIVWTSILWLIFPVSIGAVQLWLYLLKQDTVRASFFLFLCPIFGFIYANILLQEPLTWYTWTGTAMVLAGLYMGIEKKPR, from the coding sequence GCATCTTATTTGCCGCCCTGTGGGCTTCTGCATCAGCTGCAGCAAAAATAGCCTTACCCTACATAGAACCTTTAGCCATGTTCCAGGTCAGATTCTTCCTGGCAGGTGTACTTTTAATTGCCTATTCTCTGATCATCACAAAGGATAGATTTCCAAAAGGCAAAGAATGGGTCCAACTCATCATTTTCGGTGGCCTAAACACCACGCTGTACCTAAGCCTATTTGTCCTGTCTTTGAGGGAAATATCTGCAGGGATTGGAAGTTTAGCCACATCTACCAATACCTTAATCATCAGTGCACTTTCTACTGTATTTTTAGGACAAAGCCTCAAATCCAAACAGTGGATGGCACTTCTTCTGGGTTTTGCAGGAGTAGGACTTGCCTGTTACCCTCTTTGGGAGAATCATCAAGCCACTCCGCGAGGCTTATTTCTCATCTTCCTTAGCATGTTATCCTATTCTGTAGGTACCTTGTATTATTCGAAAATAAAATGGAATCTTTCCAGAATCACCATTAATGGATGGCAAGTATTCCTAGGAGGTGTTTTAATGTTCCCCTTAACCTGGTACTTCCATGTAGACGGGGCAAATCAGTGGAATTCTATAGTTTGGACCAGTATACTTTGGTTAATTTTCCCGGTTTCTATTGGCGCTGTCCAACTTTGGCTATATCTCTTAAAACAAGATACAGTGAGAGCCTCCTTCTTTTTATTCCTCTGCCCTATTTTTGGATTTATTTATGCCAATATCCTCCTACAGGAACCATTAACCTGGTACACCTGGACAGGCACCGCTATGGTATTAGCCGGTTTATATATGGGTATAGAAAAAAAGCCGAGGTGA